One Gadus morhua chromosome 1, gadMor3.0, whole genome shotgun sequence DNA segment encodes these proteins:
- the LOC115547152 gene encoding guanylin-like — MKWIIAVAVAAAVLHVASCTVTVRVGQYEYPLQSVKMLWRLVATARGYRSEAQGSMPAVCYQPALPHVFTPLCRDPNAGKLFAELVNLATRSNSCEICASPACYGC, encoded by the exons ATGAAGTGGATCAtcgccgtggccgtggccgccGCCGTCCTACACGTGGCCTCCTGCACTGTTACCGTCAGG GTGGGGCAGTACGAGTATCCTCTGCAGAGTGTGAAGATGCTATGGCGTCTGGTTGCGACGGCCCGCGGGTATCGAAGTGAGGCCCAGGGCAGCATGCCCGCCGTGTGCTACCAACCCGCCCTACCGCACGTCTTCACACCCCTGTGTCGGGACCCCAACGCCGGGAAGCTCTTCGCCGAACTAG TGAATCTGGCCACCAGGTCGAACTCTTGTGAGATCTGCGCATCGCCAGCCTGCTACGGCTGTTGA